The Streptomyces sp. TLI_105 DNA segment TCGTAGCATGAGATCTCATCCCGCGCTTCGTCCGGGGCCTGCGCGAACAGAACATCGATCCGTGAACAGCCCACACTGAACTGTGACTTGGGGACCGCCAGCACATAGCCGACACCTGACTGTTCCAGTAGCCGGCGGAACCGGTTGTCCTGACCGTAGGCGGAATCTGCGGCGCCCCAGGAGATGGGCAGCGGCGAGGCGAGGGCCCGCAGCACGATGTGCCGGGCCAGTTCGCCCTTGGTGGCGAACTCCCGCTCGTCGGGGACCCTTGCGGTGCGACAGCGTTCCCGGTCCTCGGTCCAGGACTTCGGGAGGTAAAGCTCGCGGTCGACCAGGGCCCGGCCGCGGGCGGAGGCGTAGGCGGCGAAGACGCCGATCTGACAGTTCTCGGTCCGGCCGGCGGTTCCGGAGTACTGGCGCTGGACCCCGGCCGAGGTGGTTCCCTTCTTGATAAACCCGGTGTCGTCGATGATCAGCACGCCGCCGTCCTCGCCGAGTTTGTCGGCGACGTACTCCTGCAGGTCGTCTCGGATGTCATCGGGTTCCCACTTCGCTCCGGCAAGGAGGTTCTGCAGGCCGTCGGGCGTGCGGTGGCCGGCCTGCTCGGCCAGCTGCCAGCTGTTCTTCCGGGCCACCGGGGCGAGCAACCCGCGCACGTAGTCACGCATGCGGCGGCGGAGCTCGACTCGGCCGAAGCGATGCCCGACGGCCAGGGAGAGATCGTCCAGTTCGAGGTCCCACTGCGCGGCGGCATGCTCGGTGATCACCCTCGGAGGCTGCCCCGCCGCTGTCGCCACCTGCGGCGTTGTCGCACGATCGAGGGTGGTCTCCGTGAGACCGGGCCCGCACGACCGAAGTCCCGCCACACTCCCGTCACCCGACGAAAGACCAGGTCAGACACCGAAATCCTGCTGGAGTACTAGCTGTCCCACGTCCAGTCCGTGACCTCGGGCATGTCCACGCCGTGCTCGCGGATCCACGCGTGGTGGCGCTGCAGGGCGTCCGCCATGTGCTGGCGTACCCCGGCTGCGCGGACGGCGAGGCCGGGGAGCTGGAATCCCTCGGCGCGGCCGCACGGCTCCGGCACGCCGCCAGGGACCACGGGCGGCGACCCGGCCGACTCGCGAGGCGGCCGACGCGGGCCGCGGCGACGTCTTCCTCGAACTGGCGCGGCAGTACGCCGCCAGCGGCGCGTACCCGTGGGAGCGGTGCGAGCCCTGGGGCATGGAGTCGGACGGCCACCCGTCCGGCACCTGGTCCGGCACCGTCACGGAGGCGGACTGACGGCACGCGCGGTCGCGTCCCGCCGGTGACGGAGACCG contains these protein-coding regions:
- a CDS encoding IS701 family transposase, giving the protein MITEHAAAQWDLELDDLSLAVGHRFGRVELRRRMRDYVRGLLAPVARKNSWQLAEQAGHRTPDGLQNLLAGAKWEPDDIRDDLQEYVADKLGEDGGVLIIDDTGFIKKGTTSAGVQRQYSGTAGRTENCQIGVFAAYASARGRALVDRELYLPKSWTEDRERCRTARVPDEREFATKGELARHIVLRALASPLPISWGAADSAYGQDNRFRRLLEQSGVGYVLAVPKSQFSVGCSRIDVLFAQAPDEARDEISCYDGAKGPASTTGQRCGCRPSPSSTTRARSPQRMRWAPARRSISKPDEIAYYLAYAPLHVPVQEREPAIWASSAISASTGA